In Paenibacillus sonchi, a single genomic region encodes these proteins:
- the ssb gene encoding single-stranded DNA-binding protein, translating into MSLNQVVLIGRLTKEAELRYTPAGVAVAQFTLAVDRPFTNQGGEREADFIPVVVWKTVAENVANYLNKGSQVAVTGRIQIRNYENNEGRRVYVTEVIGQNVQFLTPNQNGNSSGQQSSGGKSSGGSTNRNGQSNRQNGSNQGTNSGGNAWGINDADLPF; encoded by the coding sequence ATGAGTTTGAATCAAGTGGTACTGATTGGTCGCCTGACCAAAGAAGCTGAGTTGCGGTATACGCCTGCTGGTGTTGCCGTGGCCCAGTTTACGCTTGCGGTGGATCGGCCTTTCACGAATCAAGGTGGTGAGCGCGAAGCCGACTTTATTCCAGTTGTTGTTTGGAAGACGGTTGCTGAAAATGTCGCGAACTACCTGAATAAAGGGAGTCAGGTGGCGGTGACCGGACGCATTCAGATTCGGAACTATGAGAATAACGAGGGACGGCGCGTTTATGTCACGGAGGTTATTGGGCAAAACGTTCAGTTTTTGACTCCTAATCAAAACGGTAACAGCTCGGGCCAACAATCCTCTGGAGGGAAGAGTTCAGGCGGCAGTACAAACCGAAATGGACAGTCCAATCGTCAAAATGGTTCGAATCAAGGGACGAATTCTGGGGGTAATGCCTGGGGAATTAACGATGCGGATCTTCCGTTTTGA
- a CDS encoding RecB family exonuclease, which produces MIYSYSRLSLYETCPYRFYIKYILGKSEPVTKPLALGKAVHKAIELKINGETEAEAIAAGLIEADFHPEVTGEEMQQLLSRAPMEVGETEVHFQLPLGSGISLQGYVDWIKKDQFKDWKSNWRPYGPNETWQLMLYAWALMKVRGLKQIRGALYFLRFRREEAYVYSLLEAVKARDWALRLAEEIELKISCLDSFSDMKSFLFPATPGSHCKHCPFVLDCYSY; this is translated from the coding sequence ATGATCTACTCCTATTCCCGTCTATCTCTTTACGAGACTTGCCCGTATCGCTTTTATATAAAATACATTTTGGGCAAATCAGAGCCGGTCACGAAACCGCTGGCACTTGGAAAAGCTGTTCATAAGGCCATAGAGCTGAAGATCAATGGGGAGACAGAAGCAGAAGCCATAGCAGCCGGACTCATTGAAGCCGACTTTCATCCAGAGGTAACGGGAGAGGAAATGCAGCAATTACTCTCCCGTGCTCCGATGGAGGTTGGTGAAACTGAAGTTCATTTTCAGCTTCCACTCGGCTCAGGAATCAGCCTTCAGGGGTATGTAGACTGGATCAAAAAAGACCAGTTCAAGGACTGGAAATCGAACTGGCGACCTTACGGCCCGAATGAAACATGGCAGCTAATGCTTTATGCATGGGCGCTGATGAAGGTGAGAGGACTTAAGCAAATACGAGGCGCGCTTTACTTCCTGCGTTTTCGTCGTGAAGAAGCTTATGTATACAGCCTTTTGGAAGCAGTGAAAGCCAGAGACTGGGCGCTTCGTTTAGCCGAAGAGATTGAATTGAAGATTTCTTGTCTGGATTCCTTTTCAGATATGAAATCTTTTTTATTTCCAGCCACACCGGGTAGCCACTGTAAGCATTGCCCATTTGTGCTGGATTGTTATTCATATTAG
- the radC gene encoding RadC family protein, with amino-acid sequence MQEGEPKVMSGPEAVFESVGDLITLHQEHFNVLFLDTKNRVIERKTIFIGSLNSAIVHPREVFRAAIECSAASIVCVHNHPSGDPTPSPEDISLTRRLIKAGELIGIDVLDHIVVGKEGFVSLKQRGLV; translated from the coding sequence ATGCAAGAGGGAGAACCAAAAGTGATGAGCGGCCCGGAAGCTGTTTTTGAGAGTGTTGGCGACTTGATTACGCTGCACCAGGAACATTTTAATGTCCTTTTTCTGGATACAAAAAATCGGGTGATTGAACGGAAGACAATTTTTATTGGCAGCCTAAATTCGGCTATTGTACATCCACGCGAAGTGTTCCGCGCAGCCATCGAGTGTAGCGCAGCATCCATCGTTTGCGTACATAATCATCCGAGTGGGGATCCGACACCGAGCCCGGAAGACATCTCTTTAACAAGACGCTTAATAAAAGCCGGCGAGCTTATAGGCATTGATGTACTTGATCACATCGTGGTTGGCAAAGAAGGGTTCGTATCACTCAAACAACGAGGATTGGTTTAA
- a CDS encoding DUF5348 domain-containing protein — protein sequence MKKVARMINDVEKDWPGHYNSGDPESMYQRGVYVKAEDKLEDIVWMLERAFAEVADEGCLKKGSNGRYTLNGFEFISGAAVEFLFEDGEEKRWIQSCIEHNGWDYYLVNYSDVALEGLRVRLKQIG from the coding sequence ATGAAGAAAGTCGCTCGCATGATTAATGATGTCGAAAAGGATTGGCCGGGGCATTACAACTCCGGCGATCCTGAGTCTATGTACCAGCGTGGGGTGTATGTCAAAGCAGAAGATAAGCTGGAGGACATCGTTTGGATGCTGGAACGAGCGTTTGCTGAGGTAGCAGATGAAGGTTGCTTGAAAAAGGGAAGCAATGGTCGATACACGCTAAATGGCTTTGAATTCATTTCTGGAGCAGCCGTTGAATTTTTGTTTGAGGATGGCGAGGAGAAGCGTTGGATTCAGTCTTGTATCGAACATAACGGGTGGGATTACTACTTGGTGAACTACAGTGATGTCGCATTGGAAGGTCTGAGGGTACGTCTAAAGCAAATAGGATAA
- a CDS encoding zinc-finger-containing protein, with protein sequence MIDDYPIPIACPYCGSRVIFTSNAVIYGREYGNGRCYKCTSCDAYVGVHNGTKVPLGRLANRELRELKKQCHSLFDPVWKLNISIKREKAYRCLANALGIPMNECHFGWFDRDMLYKALFVLRQPEWYKE encoded by the coding sequence ATGATAGATGATTATCCGATTCCGATAGCATGTCCTTACTGTGGCAGTCGTGTTATTTTTACCAGCAATGCTGTCATTTACGGCCGAGAATACGGCAATGGGCGCTGTTATAAATGTACTTCTTGTGATGCTTACGTTGGTGTTCACAATGGGACGAAAGTACCGCTTGGTCGATTAGCTAATCGTGAACTGCGGGAATTAAAGAAGCAATGCCATTCCTTATTTGATCCAGTGTGGAAGCTGAACATCAGTATAAAAAGGGAAAAAGCTTACCGATGCTTAGCTAATGCACTTGGGATACCAATGAATGAATGTCATTTTGGATGGTTTGATCGAGACATGCTGTATAAGGCTCTATTCGTTCTCCGCCAGCCAGAATGGTACAAGGAATGA
- a CDS encoding HEAT repeat domain-containing protein encodes MLKETLIDLLDRDEPDYNAAADMGPEILPYLLDITKNGGDRLAPRAVYTASLIQSDKVTEVLNEGASSLIPEVRVATAAAINNQQHLGDSISDALKFLLNDNDLGVRKMALTSISNDEFHANDSIRSEVKKLTSTENNKLRLFATEVYNKIKQ; translated from the coding sequence ATGTTAAAGGAAACATTAATCGATTTACTCGATCGGGATGAACCTGATTATAATGCTGCTGCAGATATGGGTCCGGAAATTCTTCCTTATCTACTGGATATAACTAAAAACGGAGGAGATAGACTGGCGCCGCGAGCAGTGTATACTGCAAGTCTGATACAAAGCGACAAAGTGACTGAAGTATTAAACGAGGGTGCCAGCAGTTTAATCCCTGAGGTGCGTGTAGCAACAGCCGCTGCCATTAACAATCAACAGCATTTAGGAGATTCCATTTCAGACGCTTTGAAATTTCTATTGAACGACAATGATCTGGGAGTTCGGAAAATGGCCTTAACTTCCATTTCCAATGATGAATTTCATGCAAATGACTCCATTCGATCAGAAGTCAAGAAGCTTACAAGTACGGAAAACAACAAGCTCAGACTTTTTGCGACTGAAGTGTATAACAAGATAAAGCAATAA